A genome region from Crossiella equi includes the following:
- a CDS encoding alpha/beta fold hydrolase has protein sequence MSVRVHHRHTTVQGHRLFYREAGPQDAPVVVLLHGYPTSSFMFRNLIPLLADRNRVIAPDYLGFGHSDAPSAEDFDYTFEALADLTEALLSDLGVTCYTIYVQDYGAPVGWRLALRNPDAITGIITQNGNGYEEGFVPAFWEPVWAYHRAQTPETAKGISEALSLDAIKWQYLHGVPDESLVDPNTWLHDHTQISRPGNDKIQLKLFLDYATNPPLYPELHNLLRTKDIPVLAVWGRNDEIFGPEGAKAFTRDQPNTELHLLDGGHFLLETHLHEVAAIITGFLEKQGLR, from the coding sequence ATGTCCGTCCGGGTCCACCACCGCCACACCACCGTGCAAGGCCACCGCCTCTTCTACCGCGAGGCGGGCCCGCAGGACGCCCCGGTCGTGGTCCTGCTCCACGGCTACCCGACCAGCTCGTTCATGTTCCGCAACCTGATCCCCCTGCTGGCTGACCGCAACCGAGTGATCGCCCCGGACTACCTGGGCTTCGGCCACTCGGACGCCCCGTCCGCCGAGGACTTCGACTACACCTTCGAAGCCTTGGCCGACCTCACCGAGGCCCTGCTCTCCGACCTGGGTGTGACCTGCTACACGATCTACGTCCAGGACTACGGCGCCCCGGTGGGCTGGCGCCTGGCCCTGCGCAACCCGGACGCCATTACGGGCATCATCACCCAGAACGGCAACGGCTACGAAGAGGGCTTCGTCCCCGCCTTCTGGGAGCCGGTCTGGGCCTACCACCGCGCCCAGACCCCGGAAACCGCCAAGGGCATCAGCGAAGCCCTGAGCCTGGACGCCATCAAGTGGCAGTACCTGCACGGCGTTCCGGACGAGTCGCTGGTCGACCCGAACACCTGGCTGCACGACCACACCCAGATCTCCCGCCCGGGCAACGACAAGATCCAGCTCAAGCTCTTCCTGGACTACGCCACCAACCCCCCGCTCTACCCGGAACTCCACAACCTGCTGCGCACCAAGGACATCCCGGTCCTGGCCGTCTGGGGCCGCAACGACGAGATCTTCGGCCCGGAAGGCGCCAAGGCCTTCACCAGGGACCAGCCCAACACCGAACTCCACCTCCTGGACGGCGGCCACTTCCTCCTGGAAACCCACCTGCACGAGGTCGCTGCCATCATCACCGGTTTCCTGGAGAAGCAGGGCCTGCGCTGA
- a CDS encoding CGNR zinc finger domain-containing protein: MVQAVDEALVLALLNTTPVVDGVPTDQLADAEGARTWLQALGWPVQGNSARALREVREALKAVVRGEEGAGSLMVFLREVQATPDLANGEVRWLMDSDSARSVAVHVVMAWAQFESRYPGRMRPCANPDCARFLVDRSKANNARWCSMALCGNRMKARRHYQRSREN, encoded by the coding sequence GTGGTGCAGGCCGTGGACGAGGCCCTGGTGCTGGCATTGCTGAACACGACCCCGGTGGTGGACGGCGTGCCCACCGACCAGCTCGCCGACGCCGAGGGCGCCCGGACCTGGCTCCAGGCCCTGGGCTGGCCGGTCCAGGGCAACTCGGCACGCGCGCTGCGCGAGGTGCGGGAGGCGTTGAAGGCTGTGGTCCGGGGCGAGGAGGGCGCGGGCTCGCTGATGGTGTTCCTGCGCGAGGTGCAGGCGACCCCGGACCTGGCGAACGGCGAGGTGCGGTGGCTGATGGACAGCGACTCGGCCCGCTCGGTGGCGGTGCACGTGGTGATGGCGTGGGCCCAGTTCGAGAGCAGGTACCCGGGCCGCATGCGCCCGTGCGCGAACCCGGACTGCGCCCGTTTCCTGGTCGACCGCAGCAAGGCCAACAACGCGCGCTGGTGCTCGATGGCGCTGTGCGGCAACCGCATGAAGGCGAGACGGCACTACCAGCGCTCCCGCGAGAACTGA
- a CDS encoding ATP-binding cassette domain-containing protein yields MIVVEGLTRQFRGGGGVHDLSFTVRPGAVTGFLGPNGAGKSTAIKLMLGLLPGSGRATFGGVAYQELPDPLRTVGALVDPGAVHPARTARAHLRMVAAGGGLPATRVGEVLDLVGLGTVAGQRVGQFSLGMRQRLGLATALLGDPQYLILDEPANGLDPEGVRWFRHFAQRLAAEGRTVFASSHLLAEMALLAQDVIVIGGGRLLSAGSMAEFVAGHTSSTVVVRTPEAARLAQALAGTGLPVRQPSPAVLEINTDNTDQVGEVIAREGIPVLELFVRRSDLEEAFMAATAHTAQHRGAL; encoded by the coding sequence ATGATCGTTGTGGAAGGTCTGACCCGGCAGTTCCGGGGAGGTGGTGGGGTGCACGACCTGTCGTTCACCGTGCGGCCCGGCGCCGTCACCGGGTTCCTCGGACCGAACGGCGCGGGCAAGTCCACCGCCATCAAGCTGATGCTCGGGCTCCTGCCGGGTTCGGGACGGGCCACGTTCGGGGGCGTGGCCTACCAGGAGCTGCCCGATCCGCTGCGCACCGTCGGCGCGCTCGTCGACCCGGGCGCCGTGCACCCGGCCCGCACCGCGCGGGCACACCTGCGCATGGTCGCGGCCGGGGGAGGGCTGCCCGCCACCCGGGTCGGCGAGGTGCTCGACCTCGTCGGGCTCGGCACCGTGGCGGGGCAGCGGGTCGGGCAGTTCAGCCTGGGCATGCGGCAGCGCCTGGGGCTGGCCACCGCGTTGCTGGGCGATCCGCAGTACCTGATCCTGGACGAGCCCGCCAACGGCCTGGACCCCGAGGGCGTGCGCTGGTTCCGCCACTTCGCGCAGCGGCTGGCCGCGGAGGGGCGGACCGTGTTCGCCTCCTCGCACCTGCTGGCCGAGATGGCGTTGCTGGCACAGGACGTGATCGTGATCGGCGGCGGGCGGCTGCTCTCGGCCGGTTCGATGGCGGAGTTCGTGGCCGGGCACACGAGCAGCACCGTGGTGGTGCGCACCCCGGAGGCGGCCCGCCTGGCGCAGGCGCTGGCCGGCACCGGGCTCCCGGTGCGGCAGCCGTCCCCGGCCGTGCTGGAGATCAACACCGACAACACCGACCAGGTGGGCGAGGTCATCGCGCGGGAAGGCATCCCGGTGCTGGAACTGTTCGTCCGCCGCAGCGACCTGGAGGAGGCCTTCATGGCCGCGACCGCCCACACCGCGCAGCACCGGGGCGCCCTGTGA
- a CDS encoding response regulator transcription factor has translation MRVLLVEDDEPIAESLSRGLARYGFEVRWVRTGAEALAAPEADMVLLDLGLPDTDGLDVCQQLRARSEVPIIVISARSDEVDRVVGLELGADDYVSKPFGVREVIARIRAVLRRVRPAEESTSDSLGRLVLDRRARRALLDDTEVALTPKEYDLLAFLTEEPGAVFTREQIMEAVWDANWFGPTKTLDVHVGALRRKFEGALTIETVRGVGFRLVVAP, from the coding sequence GTGCGAGTGCTGCTGGTCGAGGACGACGAACCGATCGCCGAGTCGCTGAGCCGCGGCCTGGCCCGCTACGGCTTCGAGGTGCGCTGGGTGCGCACGGGTGCCGAGGCCCTGGCCGCGCCCGAGGCGGACATGGTGCTGCTGGACCTCGGGCTGCCCGACACCGACGGCCTGGACGTGTGCCAGCAGCTGCGCGCCCGCAGCGAGGTGCCGATCATCGTGATCAGCGCGCGCAGCGACGAGGTGGACCGCGTGGTCGGCCTGGAGCTGGGCGCGGACGACTACGTCAGCAAACCCTTCGGCGTGCGCGAGGTGATCGCCCGCATCCGCGCGGTGCTGCGCCGCGTGCGCCCGGCCGAGGAGTCCACTTCGGACTCCCTCGGCCGCCTGGTCCTGGACCGCCGGGCGCGGCGGGCGCTACTGGACGACACCGAGGTCGCGCTCACGCCCAAGGAGTACGACCTGCTGGCCTTCCTCACCGAGGAGCCCGGCGCGGTGTTCACCCGCGAGCAGATCATGGAAGCGGTCTGGGACGCCAACTGGTTCGGCCCGACCAAGACCCTGGACGTGCACGTGGGTGCGCTGCGCCGCAAGTTCGAGGGCGCCCTCACCATCGAGACCGTGCGCGGGGTCGGCTTCCGGCTGGTGGTGGCGCCGTGA
- a CDS encoding sensor histidine kinase, protein MIRQLVASYVLLVALAIAGFTVPVAFTLTAQLEGDVELGVRREAEAVALLLAAGDEPSRLALDRLVDAYQRQTPGRIELLPADQAAPGSVWTDSPVLGAEALVLTVPARTPDGTVVGGVRIHFPAQPLNTRLWQIWGFRAALAVGVLVVAAAVGVLFARRLTRPLRELTTMASRFGDGDLTARSAETGPPETRTLARTLNTGAQRIGTLVDAQRAFVADASHQLRTPLTALRLSLDNIADGVVDEHTHQDVDAATAEVVRMSRLVNGLLALARAESRVTAVEPVPLGELVDGRCEVWSPVAAELGVDLVVDLPDRDLRVLAGPGHLEQVLDNVLSNALSVAPAGTAVTVRAAGRGGQVELSVRDKGPGLSEEDRARAFDRFWRGQGLTGRGGSGLGLAIVKQLVADDAGTVALVPAYGGGLEVRITLRAAPASPRSGG, encoded by the coding sequence GTGATCCGCCAGCTGGTGGCCAGCTACGTGCTGCTGGTCGCGCTGGCCATCGCCGGGTTCACCGTGCCGGTGGCGTTCACGCTCACCGCCCAGCTGGAGGGCGATGTCGAGCTGGGTGTGCGGCGGGAGGCCGAGGCGGTCGCGCTGCTGCTGGCCGCGGGCGACGAGCCGTCGCGGCTGGCCCTGGACCGCCTGGTGGACGCCTACCAGCGGCAGACGCCCGGCCGGATCGAGCTGCTGCCCGCCGACCAGGCCGCGCCCGGCTCGGTGTGGACGGACTCCCCCGTGCTGGGCGCGGAGGCGCTGGTGCTGACCGTGCCCGCGCGCACCCCCGACGGCACCGTGGTGGGCGGGGTGCGCATCCACTTCCCCGCGCAGCCGTTGAACACCCGGCTCTGGCAGATCTGGGGCTTCCGGGCCGCGCTCGCGGTGGGGGTGCTGGTGGTCGCGGCCGCGGTCGGTGTGCTGTTCGCCCGGCGGCTGACGCGGCCGCTGCGCGAGCTGACCACGATGGCCTCCCGGTTCGGCGACGGCGACCTGACCGCGCGCTCGGCCGAGACCGGCCCGCCGGAGACCCGGACGCTGGCGCGCACGCTCAACACCGGCGCGCAGCGCATCGGCACGCTGGTCGACGCCCAGCGCGCGTTCGTCGCCGACGCCTCACACCAGCTGCGCACCCCGCTGACCGCGCTGCGCCTGTCCCTGGACAACATCGCCGACGGGGTGGTCGACGAGCACACCCACCAGGACGTGGACGCCGCCACCGCCGAGGTGGTGCGGATGTCCCGGCTGGTCAACGGTCTGCTGGCGCTGGCCCGCGCGGAGAGCCGGGTGACCGCGGTCGAGCCGGTGCCCCTGGGCGAGCTGGTGGACGGGCGGTGCGAGGTGTGGTCCCCGGTGGCCGCCGAGCTGGGCGTGGACCTGGTGGTGGACCTGCCCGACCGCGACCTGCGCGTGCTGGCCGGGCCCGGGCACCTGGAGCAGGTGCTGGACAACGTGCTCTCCAACGCGCTCTCGGTGGCCCCGGCCGGGACCGCGGTGACCGTGCGCGCGGCCGGGCGCGGCGGCCAGGTGGAGCTCTCGGTGCGGGACAAGGGCCCCGGACTGTCCGAAGAGGACAGAGCGCGGGCGTTCGACCGGTTCTGGCGCGGCCAGGGCCTCACCGGGCGGGGCGGTTCGGGGCTGGGCCTGGCGATCGTGAAGCAGCTGGTCGCCGATGACGCCGGGACCGTGGCGCTGGTCCCGGCGTACGGCGGCGGGCTGGAGGTCCGCATCACGCTGCGGGCTGCTCCGGCATCGCCGAGGAGTGGTGGCTGA
- a CDS encoding SgcJ/EcaC family oxidoreductase — translation MTMRTKQVLGIATAALLAMGLAGCAGSAGAGQQTSALPAKDEVAALFTEWNAALGTGSPAAVADKYAADAVLLPTVSNEVRTDRAAIIRYFETFLAKKPSGEILTRSVNVLDADSATDNGTYRFRFGDGTTVDARYSYVYERRDGRWLIVSHHSSAMPEQPAA, via the coding sequence ATGACGATGCGTACCAAGCAGGTTCTGGGGATCGCCACCGCCGCACTGCTCGCCATGGGCCTGGCCGGGTGCGCCGGGTCCGCCGGAGCCGGGCAGCAGACCTCCGCGCTGCCCGCCAAGGACGAGGTGGCCGCGCTGTTCACCGAGTGGAACGCCGCGCTGGGCACCGGCTCGCCCGCCGCCGTCGCGGACAAGTACGCCGCCGACGCCGTGCTGCTGCCGACCGTGTCCAACGAGGTGCGCACCGACCGCGCCGCGATCATCCGCTACTTCGAGACCTTCCTGGCCAAGAAGCCCAGCGGCGAGATCCTCACCCGGTCGGTGAACGTGCTCGACGCCGACTCGGCCACCGACAACGGCACCTACCGCTTCCGCTTCGGGGACGGAACGACTGTCGACGCCCGCTACAGCTACGTGTACGAGCGTCGTGACGGCCGGTGGCTGATCGTCAGCCACCACTCCTCGGCGATGCCGGAGCAGCCCGCAGCGTGA